Within the Miscanthus floridulus cultivar M001 chromosome 2, ASM1932011v1, whole genome shotgun sequence genome, the region gggcacacatgagtattgtgcattcaattttatccttaaaattaggtgtgacatgcagtcttcatctgacggtggttcgaataatccacctcatgcacctccgaatgatggagctgggccttcaccatagtcgcagtggccgagatgagtgcacgttgtattttttcatttgttgttcacttggtgatggacttgtgatatacttgtgatgcatttgtggactttgatgaattgtgatggacttgtggatttatttggatggacttgagcacttattattatatatgttatatatattgtgatggatgtgatatgtgcggatggatgtgtggatggatgagatatatatgtgatggatgagatatatatgagatatatgtttgtatgaatttatttgtcatgatggaatgtaaaaaaaattaaaaattgctattttgggtcactttgtcgagtgttgcactcggcaaaggaccccgttgccgagtgccatggtcacagcactcagcaaagctggaaaaatgggcgctcggaaaaccatttttcagctttgccgagtgtcatgaccatggtactcggcaaagaatttttttttaaaaaaaattcaaactttgccgagtgtcggcgagaaggcactcagcaaagattttttttaaaaaaaatttaaactttgccgagcgccgaccagggggcactcggcaaagaatttttagaaaaaaaataaaatatcttTGCCAAGGACCGGATagagggcacttggcaaagaattttttttaaaaaaaataaaaaatctttgccgagtgcctacagggttggcactcggcaaagcgaccgtcaacggggccggcgccgtgacggtcgtttttctttgccgagtgcccgataaaagacactcggcaaagcggctttgccgattaattttttgccAAGTGCCgaactcgacaaaggctttgccgagtgcaatttagcctttgccaagtgcctcaggcactcagcaaagaacctgaatccagtagtgacagACAACAAATGTTCCCAACTGGACGGTTAACTGACCAACTACCAAAACCCCAAGCCATGTTTCACGTTTCCATTTCTCACGGCTATATAAGGACatgcctctccactctccagtgtGGTTAGCAGCACTGCAGCAGCACTGACAAAGATAAGAGTAGCAGTAGCTAAACAGACCACACACCCAAACTGATCAAACAGCTTGCGAGCATGGCTAGCACAACGATAGCTCGTCTCTCCTTGGCGCTCGCGGCCATCCTTCCCGTAGCTCTTGCCACCTCCCACCACCGCGCGCTGCTCCAGTCCTGCCAGCCCAACGGCTCCATCCGCGGGAAGTCCGGCAGCTGCAACCCTGATAACGACTCCATGTGCTGCGAGGACGGGAAGCGCTACACGACGTTCGCGTGCTCCCCGCCGGTGACGGCCCGCACCCGCGCCACGCTGACGCTCAACAGCTTCGCCCAGTAGAGAAACGATCTTTGATCTCACTTTGAAatttagctttagtcccggtatttttcgtgtccgggactagagagacctttagtcccgcttTGTAGAtctaatcgggactaaaggtccctgcccaatgacTATTGCGGCAGACTTTTGCTGCAGtggacttttagtcctggttgaagctaccaaccgggacaaaaggttaacttttactcccgattggtccCTTCAACCGGAaataaaagtctactcccggctggagactctgtccaggactagaaagggacctttagtcccggttggtttctccaaccgggactaaagcttgaaACTACAACAGACAGTCTTTTGAGCCGACACTAACAAGGTGCTGTCCCCTGCTTGCATTTGTTGCcgtgctttagtcccggtttatacTTGCATTTGCTTGCATTTATACTTGCATTTGCTTGCATTTGTTGCCGTGCTGACACTAACAGTTTGTACTAGGAAGTAGCAATAAGAAACGAAGAGTGACAACGCttgctttagtcccggttatgaGTGGTGACACTGTACTAGGAAGTGCTACTGGATTGAGACGTACTTGTGTGCTTGGTATTATGAGCCGGTTACAGTTTGTTGCCGTGCTTTAGTCCTGGTTACAGTTTGTACTAGAAAGTAGCAATTAGTCCCGACTGGtaataccagctgggactaaaagTCTTTTAGTCCCGGACGTTTATAGGAGCCTCGATGGGCCGGCTCGACCTGAAGCCCACATATAGGAGAGAGCATATACCATAATGGAGCGGCCCAGTacgcaatatgctggaattgctggccagtctcacctattagcaccacctcgcttgctcagaagagtgaaagctaacttaaaagctcaTCTCTCGAACCATGCAGCACGAACTTGAACAGGATCTGCTCTATAGGATTGTACCGCTGATCCTTGACTAAAGGTCCTTCGTACTATAGTTTATATAAAAtgttgaacattataaacgtacgtatattctagcagcgtagaatgcgtattcaaaaaccaaaacgaatcatcaattaaaaataggaaaaaaaagaaaatagaaatagaaacaaaaaaagaaaacctttagtccagTAGCcgcgtgaaaatagaaaaaaaaggaaaatagaaatagaaacaaaaaaaaacctggtagcagcgtgaaaatagaaatagaaataaaaaaaaggaaaaaaaaaacctttagtcctgaataccaaccgggactaaagggccagtCTACCTGGTCAGGCCAGAagacctctttagccccggttgatattaccaaccgggactctaaaggtggacctttagtcccgggcgcgaaaccgagactaaaggagaggccctttagtcccggattcgtgctcccagtTCCAAAACGGAGACCGAAGGGGGTTGCGAACTGGGAGTATAGctagtttctctactagtggccaAAGGCGGGGACAGCGGCGGCGCGTCCAGCTGCACCGGCACGTTCTTCGACGATGACgtgaaggtggtggcgctgtccacggGGTGGTTCAACAAAGGGAAGCGGTGCCAGAATAGCATCGTGATCAGGGCGAGCAACGGCAGGTCCGTGACGGCCATGGTCGTAGACGAGTGCGACTCTCTCCACGGCTGCGACGATGAGCACAACTTCGAGCCCCCGTGCGCCAACAACATCGTAGATGGGTCCCCGGCGGTGTGGAAGGCGCTCGGGCTCAACACCGACGATGGGGAGGTGCCCATCACCTGGTCCGAAGCGTGACGATCGAATTTGCAGCAAATAAAACACGAATATATAAATGGCCGACACTCGCTCTGGCCGGTCGCCTACTCTATATAGTAATACAACTgtcgttgtcatcatcatcgtcatcggtaGTACTCCGTACGTAGCACTACTATATACGTCGTCTGCGTACGACGTTCTATATATTGGAATAAGCTTATCCATATATGTATGCGTCGCTTTTATCGATCTGTTAGGAAGTGTCAAGTGTGCAAGTGTAATGTCTTGTTTTGAATAATTCAAAGTGCTGTTTCCTGAGAACTTGGAAAATGTAAGTGTATTGTTTTGTGTTTGTTTTTTATGTTTTGTAGACAAAACGAACATTATGAGCTAGAAACATGTATGCTATTTCGGTGTTGAGAGATTTGCAATTTTTATTTTAACTATTTCTCCTAAATTAAATAGTTCCATGCATTGAATGCATATGTATAAACACATGTCGCAAATCCACGGTGGGTGCCCATAGTTGCTCTATGAATAGAGCCTTGCCTGAACTGTTTTCCCTCAAGCAAACTTGCCTGAACGAGGAGGGGTGGTGTGACCCCCTTTTCTAGGATGTGATTGGTAGCCTTCTCCTTCGAGCCTGTTTTGTATCAAAGATACAGGCTGCTATTGCCCAGGCTGATGCCATGTAAGGACTAGTTGTTCGGTTGGCAGGGTTTGCAGCGCCAGGACGTGAGGAGAAGCCGAAGCTAGTCATTGGTCACCCGTTCTGTTCGATCCGATATACAGTCGGGGAATTAGGATTTCGTTTCTATCGAGCCAGGCCACATGCTGCCTCTTGCATGTCCACAACCAGGCCCTAGCCTAAGCCCAGCCAACCAAACATTGTGAGCCTGCACCACAACCAGGCCCATGCATAAGCGCAGCCAACCAAACATTGTGAGCCTGCACCACGGTAGACAAGTTGGGCCAGATTCATCCAATCACGCCCCTATGGATCTAGTTTTCTACATAGTTTTTGTTGAATAAAATTACAACTGGCACCTGAAGTGGTAGGT harbors:
- the LOC136538877 gene encoding kiwellin-1-like, with protein sequence MASTTIARLSLALAAILPVALATSHHRALLQSCQPNGSIRGKSGSCNPDNDSMCCEDGKRYTTFACSPPVTARTRATLTLNSFAKGGDSGGASSCTGTFFDDDVKVVALSTGWFNKGKRCQNSIVIRASNGRSVTAMVVDECDSLHGCDDEHNFEPPCANNIVDGSPAVWKALGLNTDDGEVPITWSEA